Proteins co-encoded in one Flavobacterium fluviale genomic window:
- a CDS encoding alpha-glucuronidase family glycosyl hydrolase, with translation MTSLRFVFLFLLTSFSALAQKDYKLWLQYSTVANASISKEYKDNLKGIVVLGNSETIKITQKELKTGFLEMLENVPEIKSELKGENNLIIGSRSNLNSEIRKELQSDFDKINDEGFLIKTISFKNKKQIIIAGKTDVAVLYGVFNFLRLMQTNKSIQNLHVADSPKTNIRILNHWDNLDRTVERGYAGFSLWNWQKLPDFIDQRYIDYARANASIGINGTVLTNVNANALILMPQYLEKVEALANVFRPYGIKVYLTARFSAPIEIGKLRTADPKDPEVINWWKNKAAEIYQRIPDFGGFLVKANSEGQPGPQNYGRDHVDGANMLADAVAPFKGIVMWRAFVYSEHDANDRAKQAYAEFQPYDGKFIENVIVQVKNGAIDFQPREPFHPLFGAMPKTPLMMEFQITQEYLGFSTHLVFLPKLFQEVLESDTYQKGKGSTVAKVIDGTLYQNKLTGIAGVSNIGNDLNWTGHPFAQANWYGFGRLAWNPYLDSETIADEWLRCTFSNDEHFIKPVKKMMIDSREAVVNYMTPLGLHHIMDTGHHYGPGPWVSDLSRPEWNPTYYHKADKNGIGFDRSKSGTNAVSQYAPEMAKVFNNLETCPEKDLLWFHHVSWDYKLKNGKTLWNGLALKYQEGVNQVAEMQKVWNKAEKYVDIERFNEVKMLLEMQQKEAKWWRDACLLYFQQFSGKELPSGVEKPTETLEYFKSLKFPFAPGNG, from the coding sequence ATGACTTCATTACGATTTGTTTTCCTCTTTCTTTTGACTTCCTTTTCGGCTTTAGCACAAAAGGATTATAAATTATGGCTGCAGTACAGTACTGTTGCCAATGCTTCAATTTCAAAAGAATACAAAGACAATCTGAAAGGAATTGTGGTTTTAGGAAATTCTGAAACGATTAAAATTACACAAAAAGAACTTAAGACTGGATTTTTGGAAATGCTCGAAAATGTTCCCGAAATAAAATCAGAATTAAAAGGAGAAAATAATCTAATAATAGGGTCTCGATCTAATTTGAACAGCGAAATTAGAAAAGAGCTTCAATCAGATTTTGATAAAATAAACGATGAAGGATTTTTAATCAAAACCATTAGTTTTAAAAATAAAAAACAAATCATTATCGCTGGAAAAACGGATGTCGCTGTTTTATATGGGGTTTTTAATTTTTTAAGGCTGATGCAGACTAATAAATCAATCCAAAATTTACATGTTGCTGATTCACCAAAAACTAATATTAGAATCTTAAATCACTGGGATAATCTGGATAGAACAGTTGAACGTGGTTACGCAGGATTTTCACTTTGGAACTGGCAGAAATTACCTGATTTTATAGATCAGCGTTATATTGATTACGCCAGAGCAAATGCTTCAATCGGCATTAATGGAACTGTTTTGACGAATGTAAATGCAAACGCATTAATCTTAATGCCGCAATATTTAGAAAAAGTAGAAGCTTTAGCAAATGTTTTTAGACCTTACGGAATAAAAGTATATCTGACAGCGCGTTTTTCGGCGCCAATTGAAATTGGAAAACTAAGAACCGCCGATCCAAAAGATCCGGAAGTTATAAATTGGTGGAAAAATAAAGCAGCGGAAATTTACCAACGAATTCCAGATTTTGGTGGATTTTTGGTGAAAGCCAATTCAGAAGGACAGCCTGGTCCCCAAAATTACGGACGAGATCATGTTGATGGTGCGAATATGTTAGCTGATGCAGTTGCACCTTTTAAAGGAATTGTGATGTGGAGAGCTTTTGTATATTCAGAACATGACGCAAACGATCGTGCGAAGCAAGCTTATGCTGAATTTCAGCCTTATGATGGAAAATTTATAGAAAACGTAATTGTTCAGGTAAAAAACGGAGCAATCGATTTTCAGCCGAGAGAACCCTTTCATCCTTTATTTGGCGCCATGCCAAAAACGCCTTTGATGATGGAATTTCAAATTACACAGGAATATTTGGGTTTCAGCACGCATTTGGTTTTTCTGCCTAAATTATTTCAGGAAGTTTTAGAATCAGATACCTATCAAAAAGGCAAAGGTTCAACCGTTGCCAAAGTCATTGACGGCACTTTATATCAAAATAAATTAACTGGAATTGCAGGCGTTTCTAATATTGGAAATGATTTAAACTGGACGGGACATCCTTTTGCACAAGCCAATTGGTATGGTTTCGGAAGATTGGCCTGGAACCCATATTTAGATTCTGAAACCATTGCCGATGAGTGGTTGAGATGTACTTTTTCAAACGATGAACATTTTATAAAACCAGTTAAAAAGATGATGATCGATTCGCGTGAAGCCGTTGTCAACTATATGACACCGCTTGGCCTTCATCATATTATGGACACAGGTCATCACTACGGACCAGGACCTTGGGTTTCTGATTTATCTCGTCCCGAATGGAATCCGACTTATTATCATAAAGCCGATAAAAACGGAATTGGTTTTGACCGCTCCAAATCAGGAACAAATGCTGTTTCACAATACGCACCAGAAATGGCAAAAGTTTTCAATAACTTAGAAACCTGTCCGGAGAAAGATTTATTATGGTTTCATCATGTTTCGTGGGACTATAAGTTGAAGAACGGCAAGACACTTTGGAACGGTTTGGCGCTCAAATATCAGGAAGGCGTAAATCAGGTTGCCGAGATGCAAAAGGTTTGGAATAAAGCTGAAAAGTATGTCGACATCGAACGATTTAACGAAGTAAAAATGCTCTTGGAAATGCAGCAGAAAGAAGCAAAATGGTGGCGTGATGCCTGTTTGTTGTATTTTCAACAGTTTTCAGGAAAAGAATTACCGTCAGGAGTCGAAAAACCAACAGAAACATTAGAATATTTTAAATCATTAAAATTCCCATTTGCACCAGGAAATGGATAA